A genomic window from Henningerozyma blattae CBS 6284 chromosome 3, complete genome includes:
- the CCT8 gene encoding chaperonin-containing T-complex subunit CCT8 (similar to Saccharomyces cerevisiae CCT8 (YJL008C); ancestral locus Anc_5.246), which yields MSMKLPQNPNANLFKQGYQSYSNADGQINKSIAAIREIHKMCLTSMGPCGTNKVIVNQLGKIIITNDAATMLRELDIIHPAVKVLVMATEQQKIDMGDGTNLVMVLAGELLNVCEKLIALGLSAVEIIQGYNMAKNFTLKELDSMVVGEIENKTDKKELIKVIKPVISAKQHGYEDLLSELVSEAVSYILPKSDDKSPFFNVDSIRVVKIMGGSLSNSSVIKGMVFNREPEGHIKALSENQKHKVAVFTCPIDIANTETKGTVLLHNAQEMLDFSKGEEKQLDQMMKEIADMGVTCIVAGAGVGELALHYLNRYGILVLKVPSKFELRRICRVCGATPLPRLGAPTPEEIGIIETVKTMEIGGDRVTVFKQDEGETTRTATIILRGATQNNLDDIERSIDDGVAAVKGLMKPNGGKLLPGAGATEIELVSRITKYGEKTPGLLQLAIKQFALAFEVVPRTLAETAGLDVNEVLPNLYAAHTVTSDSDPSDSSHLYKGVDVDDETTDGIKDITEEGIYDMLAAKKFAINVATEAATTVLSVDQIIMAKRAGGPKAPQGPKPGNWDHDD from the coding sequence ATGTCTATGAAATTACCTCAGAATCCCAATGCTAACCTTTTCAAACAAGGCTATCAAAGTTACTCTAATGCTGATGGGCAAATTAACAAGTCCATTGCCGCTATCCGTGAGATTCACAAAATGTGTTTAACATCTATGGGTCCATGTGGTACAAACAAAGTCATTGTCAATCAATTGggtaaaattattattactaatgATGCTGCTACTATGCTAAGAGAATTAGATATCATCCACCCAGCTGTTAAAGTCTTGGTTATGGCCACAgaacaacaaaaaatagataTGGGTGATGGGACTAACTTAGTAATGGTTTTAGCAggtgaattattaaatgtctgcgaaaaattaattgccCTTGGTTTATCTGCAGTAGAAATTATTCAAGGTTATAACATGGCCAAAAATTTCACATTAAAGGAATTAGATAGTATGGTTGTAggtgaaattgaaaataaaactgataaaaaggaattaattaaagtaatTAAACCTGTCATTTCTGCTAAACAACATGGCtatgaagatttattaagtGAATTGGTCTCTGAAGCAGTTTCATACATATTACCAAAATCAGATGATAAATCTCCATTCTTTAATGTTGATTCAATCAGAGTTGTAAAAATTATGGGTGGCTCtttatctaattcttcAGTTATTAAAGGTATGGTTTTCAATCGTGAACCAGAGGGTCACATTAAAGCACTATCTGAAAATCAAAAACATAAGGTTGCAGTTTTCACTTGTCCAATAGATATTGCCAACACAGAAACCAAAGGTACTGTACTATTGCATAATGCACAAGAAATGCTAGATTTCTCCAAAGGTgaagaaaaacaattagATCAGATGATGAAAGAAATTGCCGATATGGGTGTTACTTGTATTGTAGCTGGTGCAGGTGTCGGTGAACTAGCtttacattatttaaatagaTATGGTATTTTAGTTTTGAAAGTTCCAAGCAAGTTTGAATTAAGAAGGATATGTCGTGTTTGTGGTGCTACCCCTCTACCTAGATTAGGTGCACCAACCCCTGAAGAAATTGGTATTATTGAAACTGTTAAAACTATGGAGATTGGTGGTGATAGAGTTACCGTCTTCAAACAGGATGAAGGTGAAACTACTAGAACTGCTACTATTATATTAAGAGGTGCTACACAAAACAATTTGGACGATATCGAAAGATCTATTGATGATGGTGTTGCCGCTGTTAAAGGTCTAATGAAACCAAATGGTGGTAAGCTATTACCTGGTGCTGGTGCAACAGAAATTGAATTAGTTTCCAGAATTACTAAATATGGTGAAAAGACACCTGGTTTATTACAATTAGCCATTAAGCAATTTGCTTTAGCCTTTGAGGTAGTACCACGTACTTTAGCAGAAACAGCTGGTCTAGATGTTAATGAAGTCTTACCAAATCTATATGCAGCTCATACTGTTACATCTGATAGCGATCCATCTGATTCTTCACACTTATACAAGGGTGTTGATGTAGATGATGAAACAACAGATGGTATTAAAGATATCACTGAGGAAGGTATTTATGATATGCTAGCGGCTAAGAAATTCGCCATTAATGTTGCCACTGAAGCTGCTACCACAGTTTTATCAGTCGATCAAATCATTATGGCAAAGAGAGCTGGTGGCCCAAAGGCTCCACAAGGACCAAAGCCTGGTAACTGGGATCATGATGATTGA
- the TBLA0C03100 gene encoding allantoate permease family MFS transporter, which yields MEDSKQPEFKEETESLDFKESPGVSITTTHSTSSASGFDINEEDADVALRFLKENKDAVDVEAANKVTDISNTAILHGTQQLDPKVLRKLDRIVLPFLCAIYLFMFLDKALLNYAAAMVLKNLKGNEFSNLGTIFSAAYIFMEPIVTYLIQKYPLSKVLGIFICLWGAVLACHSACKTYASLMVVRTLLGMFESSSAVGCIAISGMYYTKSEQSARIGYWAIQAGTGYVIGGLISFGFLHYHGTEFTSWQIMFLIVGLVTVLFGIIVFFFLPDNVTNAWFLSDDEKVQVLEHIRNNQTGVENKKFKKEHVIELFLKDKLTWPMLLLAICSQISTGSIGNFSTTITATFGFDSYETALLQLPIGAITAIIIFITTQMLAKWGQITLISISMYIPSIIGCIVMLSMSLDHKIANLFSLYLLYSGSCVITNLYIWNSWNTSGYCKRIFRNASTLVMTQLANIIAPQMFRVNTAPRYVPAKIALLVTQAVCIPLQLYIGWISKKKRKRDREMGQIENTEENSKVVQTYEFLDLTDIQNRNFRYIY from the coding sequence atggaGGATTCTAAACAACCGgaatttaaagaagaaactGAATCTCTTGATTTCAAAGAATCTCCAGGTGTTTCTATCACCACGACTCATTCTACTTCGTCAGCCTCTGGATTTGATATTAATGAGGAAGATGCTGATGTTGCATTGAGATTTCTCAAGGAAAACAAAGATGCTGTTGACGTGGAAGCCGCTAACAAAGTCACCGATATTTCAAACACAGCAATCTTACATGGTACTCAACAATTGGATCCAAAAGTGTTGAGGAAATTAGATCGTATTGTCTTACCTTTCTTATGTGCCATTTATCTCTTTATGTTCCTAGATAAGgctttattgaattatgCTGCGGCTAtggtattaaaaaatttaaaaggtAATGAATTCTCCAATTTGGGTACTATTTTCTCAGCTgcttatatatttatggaACCTATTGTTACATATttgattcaaaaatatcCATTGTCTAAAGTTTTAggtattttcatttgtttGTGGGGAGCAGTATTGGCATGCCACTCAGCATGTAAGACTTATGCATCCTTGATGGTGGTACGTACTCTATTAGGTATGTTTGAATCCTCAAGCGCTGTTGGTTGTATTGCTATCAGTGGTATGTATTACACTAAATCAGAACAAAGTGCTAGAATTGGGTATTGGGCTATTCAAGCGGGAACTGGTTATGTTATTGGAGGTTTAATCTCTTTTGGGTTTTTACATTATCATGGTACTGAATTTACTTCATGGCAAATTATGTTTTTAATCGTGGGTCTTGTCACAGTCTTATttggtattattgttttctttttcttacCTGATAATGTGACTAATGCTTGGTTTTTATCTGATGATGAGAAGGTTCAAGTCTTGGAACATATCAGAAATAATCAAACTGGtgtagaaaataaaaaattcaaaaaagaGCATGTTATAGAATTGTTCTTGAAAGATAAACTAACTTGGCCtatgttattattagctATTTGTTCTCAAATCAGTACTGGTTCTATTGggaatttttcaacaacaattacAGCCACATTTGGTTTTGATTCTTATGAAACCGctttattacaattacCTATTGGTGCTATCACTGCCATAATCATCTTTATTACCACTCAAATGTTAGCAAAATGGGGTCAAATTACTTTGATTTCCATCTCAATGTACATTCCATCTATCATTGGTTGTATTGTCATGTTATCTATGTCTTTAGATCATAAGATAGCTAATTTATTCTCCTTATACCTTCTATATAGTGGTTCATGTGTCATTACAAACCTTTACATTTGGAATAGTTGGAATACCTCTGGTTATTGTAAAAGAATATTCCGTAATGCAAGTACTTTGGTTATGACCCAATTGGCTAATATTATCGCTCCTCAAATGTTTAGAGTTAATACTGCACCAAGATATGTCCCAGCAAAGATTGCTCTTCTGGTCACTCAGGCTGTTTGTATCCCATTACAACTTTATATCGGTTGGATTAGTAAAAAGAAACGAAAAAGGGATAGAGAAATGGgacaaattgaaaatactgaagaaaattcaaaagttGTTCAAACTTATGAATTCTTGGATTTGACCgatattcaaaatagaAACTTTAGATACATATATTGA